A single Curtobacterium sp. MCJR17_020 DNA region contains:
- a CDS encoding CarD family transcriptional regulator gives MQFEVGETVVYPHHGAATISEVKTRVIKGEEKVYLKLRVTQGDLTIEVPADNVDLVGVRDVIGKEGLDKVFEVLRAPFTEEPTNWSRRYKANLEKLASGDVIKVSEVVRDLWRRDQDRGLSAGEKRMLAKARQILISELALAEKTDEDKASTVLDEVLAS, from the coding sequence ATGCAATTCGAGGTCGGCGAGACCGTCGTCTACCCCCACCACGGGGCGGCAACCATCTCTGAAGTCAAGACGCGCGTCATCAAGGGCGAGGAAAAGGTCTACCTGAAACTGCGGGTCACGCAGGGTGACCTGACGATCGAGGTACCGGCGGACAACGTCGACCTGGTCGGAGTCCGCGACGTGATCGGCAAGGAAGGGCTCGACAAGGTGTTCGAGGTCCTCCGGGCGCCGTTCACCGAAGAACCCACCAACTGGTCGCGCCGGTACAAGGCGAACCTCGAGAAGCTCGCTTCCGGGGACGTCATCAAGGTCTCCGAGGTCGTCCGCGACCTCTGGCGACGCGATCAGGACCGCGGCCTGTCCGCGGGCGAGAAGCGGATGCTGGCCAAGGCACGGCAGATCCTGATCTCCGAGCTGGCCCTGGCCGAGAAGACCGACGAGGACAAGGCATCGACCGTCCTCGACGAAGTCCTCGCGTCCTGA
- a CDS encoding response regulator transcription factor, protein MTKILIVDDEPALSEPLEFLLQREGYETSVAADGVTALSKFDSENPDLVLLDLMLPGLSGTEVCRQIRTRSNAPIIMLTAKDSEVDIVVGLELGADDYVTKPYSTRELLARIRAVLRRRTEDDPADSGILQVGGIRMDVERHTVSVDGSETAMPLKEFELLELLLRNAGRVLTRGQLIDRVWGSDYFGDTKTLDVHIKRIRSKIERVPSTPEILVTVRGLGYRIEA, encoded by the coding sequence GTGACCAAGATCCTCATCGTCGACGACGAGCCGGCCCTGAGCGAGCCCCTGGAGTTCCTGCTGCAGCGCGAGGGGTACGAGACCTCCGTCGCGGCCGACGGCGTGACCGCGCTGTCGAAGTTCGACTCGGAGAACCCGGACCTGGTGCTCCTCGACCTCATGCTGCCGGGGCTCTCCGGCACCGAGGTGTGCCGCCAGATCCGGACCCGGTCGAACGCACCGATCATCATGCTGACGGCGAAGGACTCCGAGGTCGACATCGTCGTCGGGCTCGAGCTCGGCGCGGACGACTACGTGACGAAGCCGTACTCGACGCGCGAGCTGCTGGCCCGCATCCGTGCCGTCCTGCGCCGCCGCACCGAGGACGACCCGGCGGACAGCGGGATCCTGCAGGTCGGGGGCATCCGGATGGACGTCGAGCGGCACACGGTGTCGGTGGACGGGTCGGAGACGGCGATGCCGCTCAAGGAGTTCGAGCTGCTCGAGCTGCTGCTCCGGAACGCCGGCCGGGTGCTCACCCGTGGGCAGCTCATCGACCGGGTGTGGGGCTCCGACTACTTCGGCGACACCAAGACGCTCGACGTGCACATCAAGCGCATCCGCTCGAAGATCGAGCGCGTTCCGTCGACCCCGGAGATCCTGGTGACGGTCCGCGGTCTCGGGTACCGCATCGAGGCCTGA
- a CDS encoding ATP-binding protein, whose product MDNAWLVPLSMLLGGVFGAGVVVLIITAERTARAADVAERTLPDGVAAVIATMHNPAVVIDPSNTVVAASPQALTVGLVVRRRLVHQELLDLVDRVRKSGEMGAEDLELPRGRHGELIGYLSFRAAQLGNRYVLITADDLTESRRIDEVRRDFVANISHELKTPIGAIGLLSETLVIAADDPEHVKKFAAQLITESERLGALTKDIIELSRLQSVDALENSEETGVDKIVQAAVDANEVVARARSIEIIRAKKSKLRVMGDPGLLQVAVSNLIANAVKYSPDGTRVGVGVRSAKGFVEIAITDQGVGIPEADLDRVFERFYRVDPARSRATGGTGLGLAIVKHVVGNHGGDVRVWSQPGKGSTFTIRLPEADTELTTALEEQLEEQPS is encoded by the coding sequence ATGGACAACGCGTGGCTCGTGCCACTGTCGATGCTCCTCGGCGGGGTCTTCGGCGCGGGCGTCGTGGTGCTGATCATCACCGCCGAGCGCACGGCACGTGCTGCCGACGTGGCGGAACGCACCCTGCCGGACGGCGTCGCAGCGGTGATCGCGACGATGCACAACCCGGCGGTGGTCATCGACCCGTCGAACACGGTCGTGGCCGCATCGCCCCAGGCACTGACCGTCGGGCTCGTCGTGCGGCGCCGGCTCGTGCACCAGGAGCTGCTCGACCTGGTCGACCGGGTGCGCAAGAGCGGCGAGATGGGGGCGGAGGACCTCGAGCTCCCGCGCGGACGGCACGGGGAGCTCATCGGCTACCTCAGCTTCCGCGCCGCGCAGCTCGGCAACCGGTACGTGCTCATCACGGCCGACGACCTGACCGAGAGCCGGCGCATCGACGAGGTGCGCCGTGACTTCGTCGCCAACATCTCGCACGAGCTGAAGACCCCGATCGGCGCCATCGGCCTGCTGTCCGAGACGCTCGTGATCGCGGCCGACGACCCGGAGCACGTCAAGAAGTTCGCGGCGCAGCTCATCACCGAGTCCGAGCGGCTCGGCGCCCTGACGAAGGACATCATCGAGCTGTCCCGGCTGCAGTCGGTCGACGCGTTGGAGAACAGCGAGGAGACCGGTGTCGACAAGATCGTGCAGGCCGCGGTCGACGCGAACGAGGTCGTCGCGCGCGCCCGTTCGATCGAGATCATCCGGGCGAAGAAGTCGAAGCTCCGGGTGATGGGCGACCCGGGTCTGCTGCAGGTCGCCGTCTCGAACCTCATCGCCAACGCGGTGAAGTACTCGCCCGACGGCACCCGCGTCGGCGTCGGCGTCCGGTCCGCGAAGGGCTTCGTCGAGATCGCGATCACCGACCAGGGCGTCGGCATCCCCGAGGCCGACCTCGACCGGGTGTTCGAACGCTTCTACCGCGTCGACCCCGCCCGGTCGCGCGCCACCGGCGGCACCGGCCTGGGGCTCGCCATCGTCAAGCACGTCGTCGGCAACCACGGCGGCGACGTCCGCGTCTGGTCGCAGCCCGGCAAGGGCTCGACCTTCACCATCCGCCTGCCCGAGGCGGACACCGAACTGACCACCGCACTCGAAGAGCAACTGGAAGAGCAGCCATCGTGA
- the phoU gene encoding phosphate signaling complex protein PhoU, whose protein sequence is MREVFQQELQDVQERLTEIAGLVESAITRATQAFSDSDVALAEEVIADDQKIDEAANSLDEIAIDILARQAPVARDLRVVVTALRVSSSLERMGDMAEHIAQLARQRFPEKVVPKGLRGTFKEMGKHDVAMSQKLTRLLATEDIALAAEIRDEDDAVDELHASVFDFVLGEAWKGGPIDTVDATLASRYHERFADHAVSIAKKVEYLATGDWTGASTSTAAV, encoded by the coding sequence ATGCGCGAAGTCTTCCAGCAGGAACTCCAGGACGTCCAGGAGCGACTGACCGAGATCGCAGGACTCGTCGAGTCCGCCATCACCCGGGCCACCCAGGCCTTCAGCGACTCCGACGTCGCCCTCGCCGAGGAGGTGATCGCCGACGACCAGAAGATCGACGAGGCCGCCAACAGCCTCGACGAGATCGCCATCGACATCCTGGCCCGCCAGGCACCGGTCGCCCGCGACCTGCGCGTCGTCGTCACCGCCCTGCGCGTGAGCTCCTCGCTCGAGCGCATGGGCGACATGGCCGAGCACATCGCCCAGCTCGCCCGCCAGCGCTTCCCCGAGAAGGTCGTGCCGAAGGGCCTCCGCGGCACCTTCAAGGAGATGGGCAAGCACGACGTCGCGATGTCGCAGAAGCTCACGCGACTGCTCGCAACCGAGGACATCGCCCTGGCGGCGGAGATCCGCGACGAGGACGACGCCGTCGACGAACTGCACGCCAGCGTGTTCGACTTCGTGCTCGGCGAGGCGTGGAAGGGCGGGCCGATCGACACGGTCGACGCCACCCTGGCTTCCCGCTACCACGAGCGCTTCGCCGACCACGCGGTGTCGATCGCCAAGAAGGTCGAGTACCTGGCGACCGGCGACTGGACCGGCGCGTCCACCTCGACCGCCGCGGTCTGA
- a CDS encoding AAA family ATPase: MAQVAIIVNGMPGSGKSTIGTALAEVLGCPFLSKDRIKEPLADIVGPMIASRPLGGIAMDTVWAMAGAVENGVVLDAVWVTPESRDFLTAGLLTAGSPRAVEVWCHVDRATADERLRDRYEPDAPLRHEVHGDLASIIDTWDTLGPTAGPTGLLPVVRVDTTKPYDVGALVQEIASHFV; the protein is encoded by the coding sequence ATGGCTCAGGTCGCGATCATCGTCAACGGCATGCCCGGTTCCGGCAAGAGCACGATCGGCACGGCGCTGGCCGAGGTGCTCGGCTGCCCGTTCCTGTCGAAGGACCGGATCAAGGAGCCCCTCGCCGACATCGTCGGGCCGATGATCGCGTCGCGTCCGCTCGGTGGCATCGCGATGGACACCGTGTGGGCGATGGCCGGCGCGGTCGAGAACGGCGTCGTCCTGGACGCGGTCTGGGTCACGCCGGAGAGCCGGGACTTCCTCACCGCCGGGCTCCTGACGGCCGGTTCACCCCGTGCCGTCGAGGTCTGGTGCCACGTCGACCGCGCGACCGCCGACGAACGTCTGCGTGATCGCTACGAGCCGGACGCTCCGCTCCGGCACGAGGTCCACGGCGACCTGGCGTCGATCATCGACACCTGGGACACCCTCGGTCCCACCGCGGGACCGACCGGGCTGCTCCCCGTCGTGCGAGTCGACACGACGAAGCCCTACGACGTCGGTGCCCTCGTGCAGGAGATCGCGTCGCACTTCGTCTGA
- a CDS encoding phosphoglyceromutase has protein sequence MTSTLVLLRHGNSDWNQKNLFTGWVDVRLSELGEKEAKRAGDLIAESGIVPDVLYTSLLTRAIQTADIALLQADLAWLPVKRDWRLNERHYGDLQGKDKAQTLAEYGEQQFMEWRRSFDVPPPPIADGAEWSQAGDRRYAELGDQLPRTESLKLVIDRLLPYWESDITKDLGEGKTVLVTAHGNSLRALVKHLDDISDDDIAGLNIPTGIPLVYELDDDFRPTKPAYYLDPEAAAAGAAAVAAQGAKK, from the coding sequence ATGACCTCCACGCTCGTCCTGCTCCGTCACGGAAACAGTGACTGGAACCAGAAGAACCTGTTCACCGGTTGGGTCGACGTCCGGCTCAGCGAGCTGGGCGAGAAGGAGGCGAAGCGCGCCGGCGACCTCATCGCCGAATCGGGCATCGTCCCCGACGTCCTGTACACCTCGCTCCTCACCCGCGCGATCCAGACGGCCGACATCGCGCTGCTCCAGGCCGACCTCGCCTGGCTGCCGGTCAAGCGTGACTGGCGCCTCAACGAACGCCACTACGGCGACCTGCAGGGCAAGGACAAGGCCCAGACGCTGGCCGAGTACGGCGAGCAGCAGTTCATGGAGTGGCGCCGGTCGTTCGACGTCCCGCCGCCCCCCATCGCCGACGGCGCCGAGTGGTCGCAGGCCGGCGACCGCCGCTACGCCGAACTCGGCGACCAGCTGCCGCGCACCGAGTCGCTCAAGCTCGTGATCGACCGACTGCTCCCCTACTGGGAGTCGGACATCACGAAGGACCTGGGCGAGGGCAAGACCGTGCTGGTCACCGCCCACGGCAACTCGCTCCGCGCGCTCGTCAAGCACCTCGACGACATCTCCGACGACGACATCGCCGGGCTGAACATCCCGACGGGCATCCCGCTGGTGTACGAGCTCGACGACGACTTCCGGCCGACGAAGCCGGCGTACTACCTCGACCCCGAGGCCGCTGCCGCCGGCGCTGCCGCCGTGGCCGCCCAGGGCGCCAAGAAGTAG